A part of Capsicum annuum cultivar UCD-10X-F1 chromosome 6, UCD10Xv1.1, whole genome shotgun sequence genomic DNA contains:
- the LOC107875632 gene encoding UDP-D-apiose/UDP-D-xylose synthase 2 produces the protein MAGKVDLDGNAIKPITICMIGAGGFIGSHLCEKLMHETSHKVLAVDVYSDKIKHLLEPATLDWADRIQFHRINIKNDSRLEGLIKMADLTINLAAICTPADYNTRPLDTIYSNFIDALPVVKYCSENGKRLIHFSTCEVYGKTIGAFLPKDSPLRKDPAYYVLKEDTSPCIFGSIEKQRWSYACAKQLIERLIYAEGAENGLEFTIVRPFNWIGPRMDFIPGIDGPSEGVPRVLACFSNNLLRREPLKLVDGGESQRTFIYIKDAIEAVLLMIENPARANGHIFNVGNPNNEVTVRQLAEMMTQVYSKVSGESSIETPTIDVSSKEFYGEGYDDSDKRIPDMTIINKQLGWNPKTSLWDLLESTLTYQHRTYAEAIKQAMSKTTAN, from the exons ATGGCAGGAAAAGTAGATCTGGACGGAAATGCGATTAAGCCGATTACGATATGTATGATTGGTGCTGGAGGCTTTATTGGCTCTCATTTATGTGAGAAATTGATGCACGAGACGTCGCATAAGGTGCTCGCTGTTGATGTTTACAGTGACAAAATCAAGCATCTTCTTGAACCGGCTACGCTTGATTGGGCTGATCGCATCCAGTTTCATCGTATCAATATTAAGAACGATTCTCGTCTTGAAGGCCTTATCAAAATGGCAGATCTG ACTATTAATCTTGCTGCGATCTGCACTCCAGCTGATTACAACACTCGTCCACTTGACACTATTTACAGCAACTTCATTGATGCTCTTCCAGTG GTGAAGTATTGCTCGGAAAATGGAAAACGTCTCATTCACTTTTCCACCTGTGAAGTTTATGGGAAAACAATAGGAGCCTTTTTACCCAAAGACAGCCCATTGCGGAAG GATCCTGCATACTATGTGCTTAAGGAAGACACTTCCCCTTGCATTTTTGGATCTATTGAAAAGCAGAGGTGGTCCTACGCCTGTGCAAAGCAATTGATTGAGAGGTTGATTTATG CTGAGGGTGCTGAGAATGGTTTAGAATTCACAATTGTAAGGCCGTTCAATTGGATTGGTCCCAGGATGGATTTCATACCGGGCATTGATGGTCCTAGTGAAGGTGTTCCACGAGTGTTAGCTTGCTTTAGTAAT AACCTTTTAAGACGTGAACCACTGAAACTAGTGGACGGTGGGGAATCACAGAGAACTTTTATATATATCAAGGATGCTATTGAAGCTGTTCTCTTGATGATT GAAAATCCTGCAAGGGCCAATGGTCATATTTTTAATGTGGGCAACCCTAACAATGAAGTTACTGTGCGACAGCTAGCTGAAATGATGACTCAG GTCTATTCAAAGGTGAGCGGAGAATCTTCCATTGAAACGCCTACCATTGACGTAAGTTCCAAAGAATTTTATGGAGAGGGGTATGATGACAGCGACAAGAGAATTCCAGATATGACTATAATCAACAAGCAGCTTG GTTGGAACCCGAAAACATCCCTATGGGACTTGCTTGAATCAACACTCACCTACCAACACAGGACATATGCTGAGGCTATCAAGCAGGCTATGTCAAAGACAACTGCAAATTGA